In the Paraburkholderia acidisoli genome, one interval contains:
- a CDS encoding NmrA family NAD(P)-binding protein, with the protein MFAITGITGQVGGVVAQRLIAQGQAVRAVVRSAEKGAAWAARGCEVALADMHDAHALQRAFAGTRGVFVLLPPVFDPAPDFAESKRNIAALRDALIAARPERVVVLSTIGAQATQPNLLKQLGLMEDALRSLPMPVAFLRAAWFYENAVWDVEPARTTGVIPSFLQPLDKPVPMVATADIGRVAAQLLLETWQGARVVELEGPRRVTPNELATAFAEALDQPVRMETVARGEWDALFRAQGMNNPLPRMQMLDGFNEGWIEFETPATSLKGEVALDTVIRELVTR; encoded by the coding sequence ATGTTTGCAATTACAGGCATTACCGGTCAGGTTGGCGGCGTGGTGGCGCAGCGCCTCATCGCACAGGGTCAAGCGGTACGCGCCGTGGTGCGCAGCGCGGAAAAAGGCGCGGCGTGGGCCGCGCGCGGTTGCGAGGTCGCGCTCGCCGACATGCACGACGCCCACGCCTTGCAGCGCGCCTTCGCAGGCACGCGCGGCGTGTTCGTGCTGTTGCCGCCGGTATTCGATCCCGCGCCCGATTTCGCCGAATCGAAGCGCAATATCGCCGCGCTGCGCGACGCGCTGATCGCGGCCAGGCCGGAACGCGTGGTCGTGTTGTCGACTATCGGCGCACAGGCCACGCAGCCGAATCTGCTCAAGCAACTCGGTCTCATGGAAGACGCGCTGCGTAGTCTGCCCATGCCGGTCGCGTTCCTGCGCGCCGCGTGGTTTTACGAAAACGCCGTGTGGGACGTCGAACCGGCGCGCACCACGGGCGTGATCCCGAGCTTCCTGCAACCGCTCGACAAGCCCGTGCCGATGGTCGCCACCGCCGACATTGGCCGCGTGGCCGCGCAATTGCTGCTGGAAACGTGGCAAGGCGCACGCGTGGTCGAGCTCGAGGGGCCCCGGCGCGTCACGCCCAACGAACTCGCCACGGCGTTCGCCGAGGCGTTGGACCAACCGGTGCGGATGGAAACGGTCGCGCGCGGCGAGTGGGACGCGCTATTTCGCGCTCAAGGAATGAACAATCCGTTGCCGCGCATGCAGATGCTCGACGGCTTCAACGAAGGCTGGATCGAATTCGAAACGCCGGCCACGTCGCTCAAGGGCGAAGTGGCGCTCGACACGGTAATTCGCGAACTCGTTACGCGGTAA